One region of Drosophila subobscura isolate 14011-0131.10 chromosome J, UCBerk_Dsub_1.0, whole genome shotgun sequence genomic DNA includes:
- the LOC117895301 gene encoding LOW QUALITY PROTEIN: probable WRKY transcription factor protein 1 (The sequence of the model RefSeq protein was modified relative to this genomic sequence to represent the inferred CDS: substituted 1 base at 1 genomic stop codon), translating to MEAAANKSPKHRGGHTGAQGQWSLFSRSSSSNLSTYLGLLMIVFGALSMLLAGNCVNGQIDGYTAGEDYPAYDAVPKGLAFNCQGRQPGYYADTETRCQVWHWCLHSGHQYSFLCPNGTVFNQAVRVCDWWSNVNCASSEQLYQNNDELYRIPERNQQQQQNDVXYEADDEYKIGTANGTRERGGRQRHFQQAQSNGSTSSSSSRHNNRILDSSDYNKMTKNSFRGSSRYSTNPQSIYSSSQQQQKQKQQQHNCSKNNSDRKSKPSSSSNKQKNRISQQSRVESHQTRSRNRTQHNNSNSNNNQRRKNNSSNQKKKNNSSGSSSSNNSNPRGMQRYSANQFENDAELKDYKSKIKNKYNIDYDHSLDEEYEIIEAIE from the exons atggaagcagcagcgaacAAATCACCGAAGCACAGAGGGGGACACACAGGGGCACAGGGGCAATGGAGCCTCTTCTctcgctccagcagcagcaacctctCCACGTACCTCGGCCTGCTGATGATCGTGTTCGGAGCACTCTCGATGCTGCTCGCAGGGAACTGTGTCAATGGG CAAATCGATGGCTACACTGCGGGCGAGGATTATCCTGCGTACGACGCGGTGCCCAAGGGTTTGGCCTTCAATTGCCAGGGACGGCAGCCAGGCTACTATGCGGACACAGAGACGCGTTGTCAG GTCTGGCATTGGTGCCTCCACTCTGGCCATCAGTACTCCTTCCTCTGCCCCAATGGCACTGTCTTCAATCAGGCTGTTCGTGTGTGCGATTGGTGGTCGAATGTCAACTGCGCCAGCTCCGAGCAGCTCTACCAGAACAACGACGAACTCTATCGCATTCCAGAGcgcaatcagcagcagcagcagaacgatgTATGATATGAGGCCGATGATGAGTATAAGATTGGGACAGCAAATGGAACCAGAGAGCGAGGCGGCAGACAGCGGCACTTTCAGCAAGCACAAAGCAATGGcagcactagcagcagcagcagcagacacaatAATAGAATCCTAGATAGCAGCGACTATAATAAAATGACCAAAAATAGTTTTAGAGGTAGCAGCAGATACAGTACCAATCCTCAATCAATATACTCAtcatcacagcagcagcagaagcagaagcaacagcaacataatTGTAGTAAAAATAATAGCGATAGAAAATCAAAGcctagcagtagcagcaataAGCAGAAAAATAGAATTAGCCAACAAAGTAGAGTAGAGAGCCACCAAACTAGATCTAGGAAtcgcacacaacacaacaacagcaacagcaacaacaatcagcgaagaaaaaacaacagcagcaaccagaaaaagaagaacaacagcagcggcagcagcagcagcaacaacagcaatccaCGTGGCATGCAACGCTACAGCGCAAATCAGTTTGAAAACGATGCCGAGCTCAAGGATTACAAGAGTAAAATTaagaacaaatacaacatCGACTATGATCATTCTTTGGATGAAGAATATGAAATAATCGAAGCCATTGAATGA